In a single window of the Rhopalosiphum padi isolate XX-2018 chromosome 1, ASM2088224v1, whole genome shotgun sequence genome:
- the LOC132918657 gene encoding eukaryotic translation initiation factor 3 subunit B, with amino-acid sequence MAKKKDSEKHEDGQRGKYNKDDADANELENFVDDVTDEELLGDVLQKRPKVSDGVDTVIIVDGVPQVNPERFEKLKVVITKIFAQFGKILNDYYPKSENGHTKGYIFIEYEKHESALEAVTQANNYKLDKQHTFLINLFSDYKKYNDIPEKWEAPTLQPFPERPNLQYFLSEPDAFDQYYVYNINSHIEVWLNSNPQPTKLVEREKWTESLIMWSPLGTYLATLHKQGVVLWGGPNFTNVLKLSHRNVQFVDFSPCEQYLVAYAPLDNGEQKLTIFDIRTGAEKRSFISDAPMVGNVLRWSKDDKYFARIGHNTLSVYETPSFGLLDKKSITVNGIRDFSWSPRDNVLAYWVAEDKDVPARVVLLEIPSRKEIRANNLFNVADCKIHWQKAGDYLCVKVDRYAKIKREKGDVKYSGMYFNFEIFHMREKNIPVDSVEIKEPIHAFAWEPIGSKFAIIHGEPSNNSVSFYNVKSGQAPVLLKKLDKHFCSHLFWSPAGQYIVIAEIRDSGALEFVDTADFTTMCSTEHYKATDIEWDPTGRFVATGVSSWKTKGDTGYWIWSFQGRILNRFNTNTYCHMQWRPRPPTLLSAKQQKDTKKSLKKYTSQFETKDKMRMTKASKEVIDKRRKLIKEFEEYRSKRLDDWNKQKAERMAIRSHIDTDELDSDDKNVQVEKVEFLVKEEVTIID; translated from the exons ATGGCTAAAAAAAAAGATTCCGAGAAACACGAAGACGGCCAAAGAGGAAAATACAATAAAGACGATGCCGACGCCAATGAATTAGAAAATTTCGTCGACGACGTAACTGATGAAG AGTTGCTCGGTGACGTTCTGCAGAAAAGACCCAAAGTATCTGATGGCGTAGACACCGTTATTATAGTTGACGGAGTTCCCCAAGTCAACCCTGAACGCTTTGAAAAACTTAAAGTAGTTATTACCAAAATATTCGCCCAATTTGGTAAAATTCTCAACGATTACTATCCTAAATCAGAGAACGGTCACACTAAAGG ctatatatttaTCGAATATGAAAAACACGAAAGCGCATTAGAAGCTGTTACACAAGCTAATAATTACAAGCTAGACAAACAgcatacttttttaataaacttattttctGACTACAAAAA atacaATGACATTCCTGAAAAATGGGAAGCTCCTACTCTACAGCCATTCCCAGAAAGGCCTAATCTGCAATATTTCTTAAGCGAACCTGATGCATTtgatcaatattatgtttataacataAACAGTCATATTGAAGTTTGGTTGAATAGCAATCCACAACCAACAAAATTAGTTGAACGTGAA aaatggACTGAATCTCTAATTATGTGGTCACCTCTTGGAACATACTTGGCAACATTACACAAGCAAGGTGTTGTGCTTTGGGGAGGACCAAACTTCACTAATGTTTTGAAGCTTTCTCATCGCAACGTTCAATTTGTTGATTTTTCTCCTTGTGAACA atatttagtgGCTTATGCTCCATTAGATAATGGTGAACAAAAGTTAACCATTTTTGATATTCGTACCGGCGCCGAAAAGCGATCTTTTATTTCAGATGCTCCAATGGTTGGTAATGTATTAAGGTGGTCAAAGGATGACAAATATTTTGCTCGGATTGGGCATAATACTTTAAGTGTATATGAAACTcca tctTTTGGTTTGTtggataaaaaaagtataacggTTAATGGTATTCGAGATTTTAGTTGGTCTCCAAGGGATAATGTACTTGCTTATTGGGTTGCTGAAGATAAAGATGTACCGGCTCGAGTAGTTCTGTTAGAAATACCAAG cCGCAAAGAAATTCGagcaaacaatttatttaatgtagcAGACTGTAAAATCCATTGGCAAAAAGCTGGTGACTACTTATGTGTTAAAGTTGACCGTTATGCTAAAATCAAACGTGAAAAAGGAGATGTAAAATACAGT ggcatgtatttcaattttgaaatatttcatatgAGAGAGAAAAATATACCTGTAGACAGTGTTGAAATTAAAGAACCAATTCATGCATTTGCTTGGGAACCAATTGGTTCAAAGTTTGCAATTATTCATGGTGAACCTAGCAATAATAGTGTAAgcttttataatgtaaaatctgGCCAAGCTCCAGTATTATTGA aaAAGTTGGACAAACATTTCTGTAGTCATTTGTTTTGGTCACCTGCTggacaatatattgttattgctgAAATTCGGGATTCTGGTGCTTTGGAATTTGTTGACACTGCAGACTTCACCACTATGTGTTCTACAGAGCATTATAAAGCAACCGATATTGAATGGGATCCAACTGGAAGATTTGTTGCTACTGGTGTTAGTTCATGGAAAActaag ggAGATACAGGTTATTGGATATGGTCATTCCAAGGAAGAATATTGAATAGATTCAATACAAATACCTATTGTCACATGCAATGGAGACCAAGGCCCCCTACTCTGTTGAGCGCTAAACAACAAAAGGATACCAAAAAGAGTTTGAAAAAATACACATCTCAGTTTGAGACGAAGGACAAAATGCGAATGACCAAAGCCTCTAAA gaAGTCATTGATAAACGTCGAAAATTGATTAAAGAATTTGAAGAATACCGCAGCAAACGTTTAGATGATTGGAATAAACAAAAGGCTGAAAGAATGGCTATTAGAAGTC ATATTGATACTGATGAACTAGATTCAGATGATAAGAACGTGCAAGTAGAAAAAGTTGAATTTTTGGTTAAAGAAGAAGTAACTATAATTGATTAa
- the LOC132918659 gene encoding uncharacterized protein LOC132918659: protein MEAYYMWERVHLTEDMGRSCSSCDCVTYSYFLISVFLFTLGSIISVFSFGAFDDTVFANLGHMWMVGPLCICSAVMIGIRNVLYLRRRRIIDMVIRQQIEDIRSQQGQLTDTQQQYSLPIRTVSELTLPPSYEQLIGNPSEEGSDLPPPSYEEAIVSMSKESTKSDNIIVLNYSIK, encoded by the exons ATGGAAGCCTACTATATGTGGGAGCGTGTCCATTTAACCGAGGACATGGGTCGGTCGTGCAGCTCCTGTGACTGTGTCACATATTCGTATTTTTTGATATCCGTGTTCCTATTCACATTGGGCTCCATTATATCGGTGTTCTCGTTCGGAGCATTTGATGACACTGTCTTTGCCAACTTGGGCCATATGTGGATGGTTGGACCGCTATGCATCTGTTCAGCCGTTATGATTGGTATCAGGAATGTATTGTACTTACGTAGGCGCCGCATTATTGACATGGTCATCCGCCAGCAGATAGAG GACATACGATCTCAACAGGGGCAGTTGACGGACACTCAACAACAGTATTCGTTACCAATACGCACTGTGAGTGAACTTACCTTGCCCCCGTCTTATGAACAGTTGATTGGCAACCCCAGCGAAGAGGGGAGTGACCTACCACCACCGTCATATGAAGAAGCAATAGTTAGCATGTCCAAGGAATCTACTAAAagtgataatattatcgtccttaattattctattaaatga